From the genome of Verrucomicrobiia bacterium, one region includes:
- a CDS encoding ribonuclease H-like domain-containing protein — MARLVFDIETSAQPLAHFDEVQQEYLLRDAERLPSEAERLAKRAELQRMFALWPFTGQIVCVAMLNADSLRGQVLYTADDYEEDAAEGGPVEFMPCADEVELLTAFWDVVKHYDEIVTFNGRGFDVPFLYLRSAALNVPISKKNWLGYRYATEPHCDLAEQFTFYGVSGRDGAARKFNLDFYCKAFGVESPKAQGITGMDVTQLIQEGKFREIAEYCLRDVRATVELYRIWKERLAGIK; from the coding sequence ATGGCCCGACTCGTCTTTGATATTGAAACCTCCGCGCAACCCCTGGCGCACTTCGATGAAGTGCAACAGGAATACCTGCTGCGCGATGCGGAACGCTTGCCATCCGAAGCGGAACGCCTCGCCAAACGCGCGGAACTGCAACGCATGTTCGCGCTCTGGCCGTTTACCGGACAAATCGTGTGCGTGGCCATGCTCAACGCCGATTCCTTGCGCGGTCAGGTGTTGTACACGGCGGACGATTATGAGGAAGACGCGGCCGAGGGTGGCCCCGTGGAGTTCATGCCCTGCGCCGACGAGGTGGAATTGCTCACCGCATTCTGGGATGTGGTGAAGCATTACGATGAGATTGTCACGTTTAACGGTCGCGGCTTTGACGTGCCCTTCCTTTATCTGCGTTCCGCTGCGTTGAATGTTCCCATCAGCAAAAAGAACTGGTTGGGCTACCGTTACGCCACCGAACCGCATTGTGACCTGGCCGAGCAATTCACGTTTTACGGCGTGAGCGGACGAGACGGCGCCGCGCGAAAATTTAATCTCGATTTCTACTGCAAAGCCTTTGGCGTGGAATCGCCCAAAGCCCAAGGCATCACCGGCATGGATGTCACCCAACTGATTCAGGAAGGAAAATTTCGCGAGATTGCCGAATACTGCCTGCGGGACGTGCGCGCAACGGTGGAACTATACCGCATCTGGAAAGAGCGGCTGGCGGGTATCAAATGA
- the hisC gene encoding histidinol-phosphate transaminase, giving the protein MLPMPVPSPQKFIRPLVKRLHAYVPGEQPRISGLIKLNTNENPYPPATQVLKLTRAAVDDRLRLYPHPTAERLRIKLAKLHRCRPENIIVGNGSDEVLALAIRAFVEPAATSSRVRSSRAVVQYFTPSYSLYPVLAAAHGAIANPVALKPNFDLPRLSALKRDGSWRFDAALTFVTTPNAPSGRGYAAKALETLCRAQSGIVVLDEAYVDFAVEHAMKLALRHPQVLVARTFSKAYSLCFQRVGYLVGNAELIAALHKIRDSYNVNGLGQIAAEATLDNLAYYRANFRRIIATREKLSRDLTKLGFRVLPSQTNFILVQPPRYSAEAWLQKLRDRKILVRWFRAPEVSRYLRITIGTATEAAALVRAARAILSV; this is encoded by the coding sequence ATGTTACCGATGCCAGTGCCATCACCACAAAAATTCATCCGTCCACTCGTCAAACGATTGCACGCCTATGTGCCCGGAGAACAACCCAGGATTTCCGGACTCATCAAACTTAACACCAATGAAAATCCTTATCCGCCCGCAACACAAGTCCTCAAGTTGACGCGCGCCGCCGTGGATGATCGCTTGCGGCTTTATCCTCATCCCACTGCGGAGCGACTTCGCATCAAGTTGGCGAAGCTGCATCGGTGTCGTCCCGAGAACATCATCGTGGGCAATGGTTCGGACGAAGTATTGGCTCTGGCGATTCGCGCGTTCGTCGAGCCGGCCGCCACCAGTTCTCGCGTTCGGAGTTCGCGCGCGGTCGTGCAGTACTTCACTCCAAGCTATTCACTCTATCCGGTTTTGGCCGCGGCGCACGGCGCCATCGCCAATCCCGTGGCACTGAAACCAAATTTCGATTTACCCCGCCTTTCTGCGCTTAAACGTGATGGTTCATGGCGTTTTGATGCCGCGCTTACGTTTGTAACGACCCCGAACGCGCCCAGCGGACGTGGCTATGCCGCAAAAGCGCTGGAAACCCTTTGCCGCGCTCAATCGGGCATCGTGGTGCTGGATGAGGCTTATGTGGATTTTGCCGTTGAACACGCCATGAAACTGGCTTTGCGACATCCGCAGGTTCTCGTTGCGCGCACATTTTCCAAGGCATACTCGCTTTGCTTTCAGCGCGTCGGCTATTTGGTAGGCAACGCGGAACTGATCGCAGCACTGCACAAGATTCGCGACAGTTACAACGTGAACGGCCTTGGCCAGATCGCCGCTGAAGCCACTTTGGATAACTTGGCGTATTACCGGGCGAACTTCCGGCGCATCATCGCCACTCGCGAAAAATTAAGTCGGGATTTGACCAAGCTGGGCTTCCGCGTGTTGCCGAGCCAGACCAACTTCATTCTAGTTCAACCGCCCCGTTATTCGGCGGAAGCTTGGTTGCAGAAATTGCGGGACCGAAAAATTTTGGTCCGCTGGTTTCGCGCCCCGGAGGTGAGCCGTTATCTGCGGATCACGATCGGGACAGCCACCGAAGCCGCCGCTCTTGTTCGCGCGGCACGGGCGATTCTGTCGGTTTAA
- a CDS encoding CAAX prenyl protease-related protein: protein MIATLREYLGKSPEHARFMPFAIWVGITALGIGGGDMKFWSYAIKVVVGLWVVWEMRRFVPEIRWTCSWPAVGIGLLIFGLWVGLDPFYPKNHLLMQDTVESIWNPFARFGAGSALAWTLIVIRIFGMTVLVPPIEEAFYRSLVYRYLIKYDFTKVALNHFDGLAMVLCAVLFGFMHFQWLPGILCGLAYQWLAIRRGHLGDAITAHAITNFLLGVYVVWQGGEAWKFF, encoded by the coding sequence ATGATCGCCACATTACGGGAGTATTTGGGGAAGTCACCCGAACACGCGCGGTTCATGCCGTTCGCCATCTGGGTCGGCATCACCGCGCTGGGCATTGGCGGGGGCGACATGAAATTCTGGTCCTACGCCATCAAAGTGGTGGTTGGGCTTTGGGTGGTTTGGGAGATGCGCCGGTTCGTCCCGGAAATCCGTTGGACGTGCAGTTGGCCGGCGGTTGGGATCGGGCTGCTCATCTTCGGCTTGTGGGTTGGTTTGGACCCGTTTTACCCCAAGAACCACCTGTTGATGCAGGACACGGTGGAAAGCATCTGGAATCCCTTCGCGCGTTTCGGCGCTGGCTCGGCGCTGGCCTGGACGCTGATCGTCATTCGCATCTTCGGCATGACCGTACTCGTGCCGCCAATTGAGGAGGCGTTTTATCGCTCACTCGTTTATCGCTATCTGATCAAATACGATTTCACCAAGGTAGCGCTGAATCATTTCGATGGGCTGGCGATGGTGCTGTGCGCCGTGTTGTTTGGTTTCATGCACTTCCAATGGCTGCCGGGCATCCTTTGCGGGCTGGCTTACCAATGGCTGGCGATTCGACGCGGGCATCTGGGGGATGCAATCACCGCGCACGCGATCACCAACTTTTTGCTCGGGGTGTACGTGGTTTGGCAGGGCGGCGAAGCCTGGAAATTTTTCTGA
- a CDS encoding class I SAM-dependent methyltransferase, producing MNKPAGWNTHAPERHAGEGIYDWLKHREPRWASLAIIHRLDRVTSGVLIFGKTTLANRSLTEQFTQRAVRKKYLLLTDRRPKRTSFVIRSQILRDGERYVVHPHGLPAETRFTTQIDEAWLRQVAPSLASHISQRLYAMTAEPLTGRTHQIRVHAAAQGCPILGDVLYGGAPFPRVSLHAAELSLAHPATHQPLTFTATVDFQTDAAAGLRAAFIAPTETDSFRRLHGASDGWPGVYVDQLGAFQLSQSERRLPVGLQQQLGARHYHKTLIRRLRGATADPSPQCVAGLPASGPFVIQENGVKFELSFNEGYSVGLFLDQRDNRRRFLTRHIAADFSPLAPRDPTATLEVLNAFAYTCGFSVCAALGGARTTSLDLSKKYLEWGKRNFALNGLDPAQHDFVFGDTFDWLRRWARRGRHFDVVVLDPPTFSQSKAHGAFRAEKDYGELVAATLPGLKPGGVLLASSNAARLEPRKFIAQIEAAIHGSRRKIVQRHYAPQPPDFPISREEPAYLKTIWLRVE from the coding sequence GTGAACAAGCCCGCAGGCTGGAACACGCACGCGCCGGAGCGCCACGCCGGGGAAGGCATTTACGATTGGCTCAAACATCGCGAGCCGCGCTGGGCGAGCCTGGCCATCATCCACCGACTGGATCGCGTCACCAGCGGCGTGCTCATTTTTGGGAAAACCACGTTGGCCAATCGGTCGTTGACGGAACAATTCACGCAGCGAGCGGTGCGCAAGAAATACTTGCTGCTGACGGATCGGCGCCCGAAACGAACGTCATTCGTCATCCGCTCCCAAATCCTCCGTGATGGCGAACGTTATGTTGTCCATCCGCACGGATTGCCGGCCGAAACCCGTTTTACCACTCAGATTGACGAGGCCTGGCTTCGCCAAGTCGCGCCCAGCCTGGCGTCGCACATCAGTCAGCGGCTTTACGCGATGACCGCCGAGCCGTTGACGGGGCGAACGCATCAAATCCGCGTTCATGCTGCCGCGCAAGGATGCCCGATCCTTGGTGACGTTCTGTACGGCGGCGCGCCCTTTCCGCGCGTGAGTTTGCATGCGGCGGAATTAAGTTTGGCGCATCCCGCCACGCACCAACCGCTCACGTTCACGGCTACGGTGGATTTTCAAACCGACGCGGCCGCCGGTTTGCGGGCGGCTTTCATCGCGCCGACAGAAACCGACAGTTTCCGTCGGCTCCACGGCGCGAGCGACGGTTGGCCGGGGGTTTATGTGGATCAACTGGGCGCGTTTCAATTGTCGCAGAGCGAAAGGCGATTACCGGTGGGTTTGCAGCAGCAATTAGGCGCGCGGCACTACCACAAAACTTTAATACGGCGGTTGCGCGGCGCCACGGCGGATCCGTCGCCTCAATGCGTCGCGGGACTGCCGGCGTCCGGGCCTTTCGTGATTCAGGAGAATGGGGTGAAGTTTGAGTTGAGTTTCAATGAGGGCTATTCAGTCGGTTTGTTTTTGGATCAACGCGATAATCGGCGCCGGTTTCTCACCCGACATATTGCCGCCGACTTTAGCCCCCTTGCGCCGCGCGACCCGACCGCGACGCTGGAAGTCCTGAACGCGTTCGCCTACACGTGCGGGTTTTCCGTTTGTGCCGCTTTGGGTGGCGCGCGAACGACCAGCCTGGACTTATCCAAAAAATATCTGGAATGGGGCAAGCGCAACTTTGCGCTCAACGGATTGGACCCGGCGCAACATGATTTCGTTTTTGGTGACACGTTTGATTGGTTGCGGCGTTGGGCCAGGCGGGGACGACATTTTGACGTCGTGGTGCTCGATCCTCCCACGTTTTCACAGTCAAAGGCTCACGGCGCTTTTCGAGCGGAGAAAGATTACGGCGAACTGGTTGCGGCGACTTTACCGGGGCTGAAACCCGGCGGCGTCCTGCTGGCCTCGAGCAATGCGGCGCGTTTAGAACCCCGAAAATTCATCGCCCAGATTGAAGCCGCGATTCACGGATCCCGGCGCAAAATCGTGCAGCGCCATTATGCTCCGCAGCCGCCGGATTTTCCCATCAGCCGGGAGGAGCCGGCGTATTTGAAAACCATCTGGTTGCGCGTGGAATAA
- a CDS encoding NYN domain-containing protein — protein sequence MALVRILVDGYSLLHSWPTLIRGQPPHSAAARNELIRILTQYQDAANTPVTIFFDGSGAPPHTPKDATNPVEVLFSSGGRTADDLIERAAHRFQEYGEVLVVTNDRAERDTVNASGGLTVSCLNFIGMVESALQTLNENVKQYNRNEQKRFRQS from the coding sequence ATGGCTTTGGTTCGGATTCTGGTTGATGGTTACAGTCTGCTGCACAGTTGGCCGACGCTGATTCGCGGCCAGCCGCCGCATTCGGCCGCCGCCCGGAATGAACTCATCCGGATTTTGACCCAGTACCAGGACGCGGCGAATACGCCGGTGACGATTTTCTTCGATGGAAGCGGCGCGCCACCGCACACGCCGAAAGACGCCACCAACCCGGTGGAAGTTTTGTTTTCGAGCGGGGGGCGCACGGCGGACGACTTGATCGAGCGCGCGGCGCACCGGTTTCAGGAATACGGTGAAGTTCTGGTGGTGACGAACGATCGGGCCGAACGCGATACCGTGAATGCCTCGGGCGGCTTGACAGTTTCCTGCCTGAATTTCATCGGCATGGTGGAAAGCGCATTGCAGACCTTGAATGAAAATGTGAAACAATATAATCGCAACGAACAAAAGCGTTTTCGACAAAGTTGA
- a CDS encoding aldehyde dehydrogenase family protein: MAGRIEVKKTYKLYIGGKFPRSESGRYLAARSVRGLHLDNYSHASRKDLREAVGAARQALTGWSRATAYNRGQILYRAAEMLQNRADELVTEIVRATCCRPAGARREATLTVDRLVHFAGWTDKYQQVFGSVNPVASSHFNFSTPEPTGVVALLAPDEPALLALASLLAPVILSGNTAVVVASEKFPLPAVTFSEILATSDVPGGVINILTGRRDELAPHLASHLDINAIVDGAGDPALRAVLQTGPAVNLKRYANRALPTKAWFTARGEDAYAILDTVELKTAWHPIGL, from the coding sequence ATGGCCGGGCGAATCGAGGTCAAGAAGACTTACAAACTTTACATTGGTGGCAAGTTCCCGCGGAGCGAAAGCGGGCGTTATCTGGCGGCGCGATCGGTTCGCGGCCTGCACCTTGATAATTACAGTCACGCTTCGCGCAAAGACCTGCGGGAAGCCGTCGGGGCGGCGCGTCAGGCGTTGACGGGATGGAGCCGGGCCACCGCCTACAATCGCGGTCAGATTCTCTATCGTGCCGCGGAAATGTTGCAGAATCGGGCGGATGAGCTGGTGACCGAGATTGTGCGGGCGACCTGTTGCCGCCCGGCCGGCGCTCGGCGTGAGGCCACTTTGACGGTTGACCGGTTGGTGCATTTTGCGGGTTGGACGGACAAGTATCAGCAGGTTTTCGGCAGCGTCAATCCCGTGGCCAGTTCGCATTTTAATTTTTCCACACCGGAACCAACCGGGGTGGTGGCACTGCTGGCGCCGGATGAACCGGCGTTGCTGGCGCTGGCTTCGCTGCTGGCGCCCGTAATTTTAAGCGGCAATACGGCCGTCGTAGTGGCTTCAGAAAAATTTCCACTACCCGCCGTGACCTTTAGTGAAATCCTGGCCACCAGCGATGTTCCCGGCGGCGTGATCAACATTCTCACGGGGCGGCGCGATGAATTGGCGCCGCATCTTGCTTCGCACCTGGACATCAACGCGATTGTGGACGGCGCCGGCGACCCGGCGCTGCGTGCGGTTTTGCAAACCGGTCCCGCAGTCAACTTGAAGCGCTATGCCAATCGGGCGTTGCCGACCAAGGCGTGGTTCACTGCGCGCGGCGAGGATGCCTACGCCATTCTGGACACGGTGGAGTTGAAAACCGCGTGGCATCCGATTGGTCTGTAA
- a CDS encoding carboxy terminal-processing peptidase, producing the protein MLKLRRFRVLVGLLLMALMPLAGGLFADQIGPDPTQVATKLLAPTPDDGEIAYITARVLEQGHYRQHPFDDTYSERFLQMYLQALDPQRLYFTQADLAEFAPYRDRLDNLTLGRRLAADTRPAYLIFNRFLERLDQRVAYVQELLKTEQFAFEAEESIVANRKEEPYPVDLNEARQLWRQRLRSEYLQEKIAKYAERQKAARDAKKKTTATSSATNTSTNLAKAFDAPKKTDAEEIVEKLNKRYTRNQHIYHELDEQEVLEFYLTALAHVYDPHSDYFNPRQADNFAIGMNLSLFGIGAVLQADGEGYCKIADLKPGPASKSGKIKVGDRIVAVAQSNAPPVDVVDMNLNKIVQLVRGPKGSQVRLTMVGTDNTSDRWEVTLIREEIKLDDQAAKAKIIDLPNADGQIVRIGVIDLPSFYVPMDLGSNSRGPAKNDDAHYTSRDVARLLTKLEAENVQGIILDLRRNGGGSLEECVKLTGLFIKDGPVVQVRGPGEEQPPFIDKDDDASMLYGGPLIVLTSRFSASASEILAGALQDYNRALIVGDSSTHGKGTVQQLNPLRMFIPEADMTNNPGTLKITKAKFYRASGASTQLKGVTSDLVLPSKLNYAKDIGEAALENALPWDVIRSARYERFNLVQPYLSELLEQSSQRLSTNQEYIYIREDIEQFRKAQAANSVSLNEKQRIQEWDEDDARQRARDKERLARQTTPPTVYELTLKQVDLPGLPPPVVATNLTSATVESDLAADELEPETPPAIDAPLEETQQILLDYIKLLSSKDVALRTRKANP; encoded by the coding sequence ATGCTCAAGTTACGACGATTCAGAGTTTTAGTGGGGTTATTGTTGATGGCGCTCATGCCGTTGGCTGGGGGTTTATTCGCCGATCAGATCGGTCCCGATCCAACGCAAGTCGCTACGAAACTGCTCGCGCCCACGCCGGATGACGGTGAGATCGCCTACATCACCGCCCGCGTGCTGGAACAGGGGCATTACCGCCAACATCCCTTCGACGACACTTATTCGGAAAGATTTCTGCAAATGTATCTGCAGGCGCTTGATCCACAGCGATTGTATTTTACGCAAGCTGATCTCGCGGAATTCGCCCCTTATCGGGATCGGCTGGATAATTTGACCTTGGGTCGGCGTCTGGCGGCAGACACCCGACCGGCTTACCTCATCTTCAATCGGTTCCTGGAGCGACTCGACCAGCGCGTCGCCTACGTGCAGGAATTGTTGAAGACCGAACAGTTCGCCTTCGAGGCGGAGGAAAGCATCGTGGCCAACCGCAAGGAAGAACCGTATCCGGTTGATTTGAATGAGGCGCGGCAGCTTTGGCGGCAGCGGCTGCGGAGTGAGTATTTACAGGAAAAAATCGCCAAATATGCCGAACGGCAGAAAGCCGCGCGCGATGCCAAGAAAAAGACGACGGCAACAAGCTCCGCAACCAACACCAGCACGAACCTGGCGAAAGCTTTCGATGCACCAAAAAAAACCGACGCGGAAGAGATTGTGGAAAAGCTGAACAAGCGTTACACGCGCAACCAACACATCTATCACGAACTGGATGAGCAGGAAGTGTTGGAGTTTTACCTGACGGCTCTGGCGCACGTGTACGATCCGCACTCGGATTATTTCAATCCGCGCCAGGCGGACAATTTCGCCATCGGCATGAACCTGTCCTTATTTGGCATCGGCGCGGTCTTGCAGGCGGATGGCGAAGGGTATTGCAAAATTGCGGACCTAAAGCCCGGTCCGGCTTCCAAGAGCGGCAAGATCAAAGTGGGAGATCGGATTGTCGCCGTCGCGCAAAGCAATGCGCCCCCCGTGGACGTGGTGGACATGAATCTGAACAAAATCGTGCAACTGGTGCGCGGACCGAAAGGCTCGCAAGTCCGCCTTACCATGGTGGGAACCGACAATACTTCGGATCGCTGGGAGGTGACCCTGATTCGCGAAGAAATCAAACTGGACGACCAGGCCGCCAAGGCAAAAATCATTGATCTGCCGAACGCGGACGGCCAGATCGTCCGGATCGGGGTGATTGATCTGCCGTCGTTCTATGTGCCGATGGATTTGGGCAGCAACTCCCGCGGCCCAGCAAAAAACGACGACGCACATTATACCTCGCGCGACGTCGCGCGGCTCCTCACGAAGTTGGAAGCGGAAAATGTTCAGGGGATCATTTTGGATTTGCGACGGAACGGCGGCGGCTCGCTCGAGGAATGTGTCAAATTAACGGGCTTGTTCATCAAGGACGGTCCGGTGGTGCAAGTGCGCGGCCCCGGCGAGGAGCAACCGCCATTCATTGACAAGGACGACGACGCTTCCATGCTCTACGGCGGCCCGTTGATTGTATTGACCAGCCGGTTCAGCGCGTCGGCCTCGGAGATTCTGGCCGGGGCTTTGCAGGATTACAACCGCGCGCTCATTGTGGGCGATTCGTCCACACACGGCAAAGGCACCGTGCAACAGTTGAATCCGTTGCGCATGTTTATTCCGGAAGCCGACATGACCAACAATCCGGGCACGCTGAAGATCACCAAGGCGAAATTTTATCGCGCCAGCGGAGCGTCCACGCAATTGAAAGGAGTCACTTCGGACCTCGTGCTGCCGTCCAAGTTGAATTACGCGAAGGATATCGGCGAAGCGGCGTTGGAGAATGCGCTGCCATGGGATGTCATTCGGAGCGCGCGGTACGAGCGGTTCAATCTGGTGCAACCGTACCTGTCGGAATTACTGGAGCAATCGAGTCAACGGTTAAGCACCAACCAGGAATACATTTACATTCGCGAGGACATCGAACAATTCCGCAAGGCCCAAGCGGCGAACTCCGTTTCCTTGAACGAGAAGCAACGCATTCAGGAATGGGACGAGGACGATGCGCGCCAACGGGCGCGGGACAAAGAACGGCTCGCGCGCCAGACAACTCCGCCGACGGTTTACGAGTTGACGCTCAAGCAAGTTGATCTGCCGGGGTTACCCCCGCCGGTGGTGGCCACCAACCTGACCAGCGCCACCGTGGAAAGTGATTTGGCGGCGGATGAATTGGAGCCGGAAACGCCGCCAGCCATTGACGCGCCGCTGGAAGAGACCCAGCAGATTTTGTTGGATTACATCAAGCTGCTCTCGTCGAAAGACGTGGCGCTGCGCACGCGCAAAGCCAATCCGTGA
- a CDS encoding DNA gyrase inhibitor YacG → MATPRVKCPTCRKSGDWFAGPHGPFCSRRCKLIDLGKWFGEEHVIATPLSPEQTANIIQVTADENPNQSSEPDL, encoded by the coding sequence ATGGCCACGCCCCGGGTCAAATGTCCCACCTGCCGGAAATCTGGCGATTGGTTTGCCGGTCCACATGGTCCGTTTTGTTCGCGCCGCTGCAAATTGATTGACCTCGGCAAATGGTTCGGAGAGGAGCACGTTATCGCCACCCCCTTATCACCCGAGCAGACGGCGAATATCATTCAGGTGACCGCCGACGAAAATCCGAACCAATCAAGCGAACCGGACTTGTAA
- the msrA gene encoding peptide-methionine (S)-S-oxide reductase MsrA — protein sequence MKTSVTSNVPTELATLGGGCFWCTEAVFQMLPGVVSITNGYAGGTTPNPTYEQVCSGNTGHAEVIQIAFDPTQVSYEKILETFWEAHDPTTLNRQGNDVGTQYRSIILYHDARQKAEAEQSKAKAQRHFEQPILTEIVPLTKFYPGEDYHQNYYRANPDQPYCRVVIRPKVEKFSRKLDQSPQ from the coding sequence ATGAAAACGTCTGTTACTTCCAATGTTCCCACGGAATTGGCCACGCTTGGTGGCGGATGCTTCTGGTGTACTGAAGCCGTGTTTCAAATGCTGCCGGGAGTGGTTTCCATTACCAACGGTTACGCGGGCGGCACCACGCCCAATCCCACCTACGAACAAGTTTGCAGCGGAAACACCGGTCATGCGGAAGTCATCCAGATCGCCTTTGATCCCACCCAGGTCAGCTATGAAAAGATTCTGGAAACATTCTGGGAAGCGCACGACCCCACCACGCTAAATCGCCAAGGCAATGACGTGGGGACTCAATATCGTTCCATCATCCTCTATCACGATGCGCGGCAAAAAGCCGAGGCCGAACAATCCAAGGCCAAAGCGCAGCGGCATTTCGAGCAACCCATTTTGACCGAGATTGTTCCGCTCACGAAATTTTACCCCGGCGAGGATTACCACCAGAATTACTATCGCGCGAATCCTGACCAACCTTATTGCCGGGTGGTGATTCGCCCGAAGGTGGAAAAATTCAGTCGGAAATTGGACCAATCTCCACAATAA